From Ignisphaera aggregans DSM 17230, the proteins below share one genomic window:
- a CDS encoding iron-containing alcohol dehydrogenase (COGs: COG1454 Alcohol dehydrogenase class IV~InterPro IPR001670~KEGG: pis:Pisl_1601 iron-containing alcohol dehydrogenase~PFAM: iron-containing alcohol dehydrogenase~SPTR: A1RUX3 Iron-containing alcohol dehydrogenase~PFAM: Iron-containing alcohol dehydrogenase), which yields MNNLQKKDFTLRYASTSLYFGVNAIDKVKDSIKHYSRALIAMGKTSGRVSGAFSDVEKVLKDIGISYIVYDKVTPNPWASQAEELAQIVWSEGVDLIIAIGGGSPIDVAKVASVIALSGGRVKDYVTGTRKPIRALPLLAINLTHGTGTEVDRYAVVTLDDSREKHGLSIKYPEISIDDPRYTITLDKKQTIYTSLDAFYHSYEAITSTVSNPFIETMAKESISIIASDLQKLVNDLRNLDLRTNMMYAAMLAGIAIDMGSTHINHAIEHVLSGLEPKLPHACGLALTGPRMVYYVHKAVPELSAKALRFLDPEIKPLSTYAEKAQEAVREFQRSIGFEERLSDYGFTDKDLDKIIEYLFKRLKYMYSNTPFEVTMDIVKDIVKYAL from the coding sequence GTGAATAACTTGCAGAAAAAGGATTTTACATTGAGATATGCCTCTACATCCTTATACTTTGGTGTAAATGCTATTGATAAGGTTAAAGATAGTATTAAACATTATTCAAGAGCGCTTATAGCAATGGGCAAAACCTCAGGTAGGGTTTCAGGAGCTTTTAGCGATGTTGAGAAGGTGTTGAAGGATATAGGGATAAGCTATATTGTATATGATAAGGTGACTCCAAATCCTTGGGCAAGTCAGGCAGAGGAATTAGCTCAGATTGTTTGGAGTGAAGGTGTTGATCTAATTATTGCTATTGGTGGTGGTAGTCCTATAGATGTTGCAAAGGTAGCATCTGTTATTGCTCTAAGTGGAGGTAGAGTGAAGGACTATGTAACTGGTACTAGAAAACCTATAAGAGCTCTACCACTACTAGCAATAAATCTTACCCATGGGACAGGGACAGAGGTAGATAGATATGCTGTGGTAACCCTAGATGATAGTAGGGAAAAACATGGACTCTCAATTAAATATCCTGAAATCTCTATTGATGATCCTAGATATACTATTACCCTTGACAAGAAACAGACTATCTATACATCTCTAGATGCATTCTATCATTCATATGAAGCTATTACATCAACAGTATCAAATCCATTTATAGAGACTATGGCAAAGGAATCAATATCCATTATAGCTTCAGATCTACAGAAGCTTGTTAACGATCTTAGAAACCTTGATCTAAGGACAAATATGATGTATGCAGCAATGTTAGCTGGTATCGCTATAGATATGGGTTCTACACATATTAACCATGCAATAGAACATGTATTAAGTGGTTTAGAGCCAAAGCTGCCACATGCATGTGGATTAGCATTAACTGGACCTAGAATGGTGTATTATGTACATAAAGCTGTACCTGAACTCTCAGCTAAGGCATTAAGATTTCTAGATCCAGAGATAAAGCCATTATCTACATATGCTGAAAAAGCTCAGGAAGCTGTTAGAGAGTTTCAAAGATCTATAGGATTTGAAGAAAGGCTAAGTGATTATGGCTTTACTGATAAGGATCTCGATAAAATCATTGAATATCTATTCAAGAGACTTAAGTATATGTACTCAAATACGCCATTTGAAGTTACCATGGATATAGTAAAAGATATAGTTAAATATGCTTTATAA
- a CDS encoding hypothetical protein (KEGG: dka:DKAM_1309 hypothetical protein~SPTR: B8D6A4 Putative uncharacterized protein): MRCIVMTMNIHSANKILSGLQECEIRRLYRLTYDPWDKVYVYIHNPYNMVIGEFIARNIYLIKDIHDLNCIEEKCIGLLKDKKYLKSLNTNFYTNSKFIVIEIGERKKYRVPVKLRYLRELIYDFHPPINYRILDIDACKILEKIINKLNESCETHHTHYLI; encoded by the coding sequence ATGCGCTGTATAGTAATGACGATGAATATACATTCAGCTAACAAAATACTTAGCGGATTACAGGAATGTGAAATAAGAAGGCTTTATAGATTAACTTATGATCCATGGGATAAGGTGTATGTATATATACATAATCCTTATAACATGGTTATAGGGGAATTCATTGCTAGAAATATTTACCTAATTAAAGATATACATGATTTAAATTGTATTGAAGAGAAATGTATAGGTTTATTGAAAGATAAGAAGTATTTAAAGAGTCTAAACACCAACTTTTATACAAATAGTAAGTTTATAGTCATAGAGATAGGAGAGAGAAAGAAATATAGGGTTCCAGTTAAATTGAGATATTTAAGAGAATTGATCTACGATTTTCATCCACCTATAAACTATAGAATTCTAGATATCGATGCATGTAAGATTTTGGAGAAGATCATAAATAAATTAAATGAATCTTGTGAGACACACCATACCCATTACCTTATTTGA
- a CDS encoding methylated-DNA/protein-cysteinemethyltransferase (COGs: COG0350 Methylated DNA-protein cysteine methyltransferase~InterPro IPR014048:IPR001497~KEGG: smr:Smar_0042 methylated-DNA--protein-cysteine methyltransferase~PFAM: Methylated-DNA-[protein]-cysteine S-methyltransferase DNA binding~SPTR: A3DKJ5 Methylated-DNA--protein-cysteine methyltransferase~TIGRFAM: methylated-DNA/protein-cysteine methyltransferase~PFAM: 6-O-methylguanine DNA methyltransferase, DNA binding domain~TIGRFAM: O-6-methylguanine DNA methyltransferase): MNGIRYVLRIKNGEIYASKMDYETLKEIVYALVSLIPIGHVATYGEIADILKISPRIVGKILSENIHPIAIPCHRVIRSDGKIGGYTIGGKKNSYFKYKLLKLETFGRPPSRYNLRKILEL, translated from the coding sequence TTGAACGGGATAAGATATGTCTTAAGGATAAAGAATGGCGAGATATATGCTAGTAAAATGGATTATGAAACCTTAAAGGAAATTGTATATGCACTTGTATCCCTTATCCCAATAGGACATGTAGCTACATATGGAGAGATAGCTGATATCCTTAAGATAAGCCCTAGAATAGTTGGTAAAATACTTAGTGAAAATATACACCCAATAGCTATACCATGTCATAGAGTAATAAGATCTGATGGAAAAATTGGAGGATATACAATTGGAGGTAAGAAGAATAGTTATTTTAAGTATAAGCTTTTGAAGCTCGAAACTTTCGGTAGACCACCCTCTAGATATAATCTCCGTAAAATCCTAGAGCTCTAG
- a CDS encoding peptidase M29 aminopeptidase II (COGs: COG2309 Leucyl aminopeptidase (aminopeptidase T)~InterPro IPR000787~KEGG: smr:Smar_0393 peptidase M29, aminopeptidase II~PFAM: peptidase M29 aminopeptidase II~SPTR: A3DLJ5 Peptidase M29, aminopeptidase II~PFAM: Thermophilic metalloprotease (M29)), translating into MVLDKYARLIVEYCIGVEKLTDVVIYSSIEALPLVRELWREIVSRGAYPIYIMTDEVFSEIFYRYAPKELLEYVSPIDRAIAEKARARISILSSTHTKHLINIDPERIRLRSMAIRELREIFMKRDSTGDLKWTVAAYPTRAMAQEAGMTPLEFEEFVFRAVKLHTPDPISTWIEQGKRQERIVQFLNRVDELRFIADDTDLFVKVGGRIWINDDGKNNMPGGEVFTAPHEDSVEGYITFNYPAVYSGYEIEGVRLKFEKGVVVEASAIKGEEFLRKMLQVDEGAKRVGELAFGLNYDITRFTKEILFDEKIGGTIHMALGSAYLRTGGVNRSSIHWDMIKDMRKGRVYADKDLIYIDGKFIESIL; encoded by the coding sequence ATGGTTTTAGACAAATATGCTAGGCTAATAGTAGAGTATTGTATAGGTGTTGAAAAACTTACTGATGTAGTTATATATAGCTCTATAGAGGCTCTACCTCTAGTAAGAGAGCTATGGAGAGAAATTGTTAGTAGAGGTGCTTATCCAATATATATAATGACAGATGAAGTTTTTTCTGAAATATTCTATAGATATGCACCAAAGGAATTACTAGAATATGTATCACCTATAGATAGAGCTATAGCTGAGAAAGCTAGAGCGAGAATAAGTATCCTCTCTTCAACACATACAAAACACTTAATAAACATAGATCCTGAGAGAATAAGACTTCGATCCATGGCTATTAGAGAACTAAGAGAAATATTTATGAAGAGAGATTCTACAGGTGATTTAAAATGGACTGTAGCAGCATATCCAACAAGAGCAATGGCACAAGAAGCAGGTATGACACCACTAGAATTTGAGGAATTTGTATTTAGAGCTGTTAAACTACATACACCTGATCCAATATCTACATGGATTGAACAAGGTAAGAGACAAGAGAGAATTGTACAGTTTCTTAATAGAGTTGATGAGCTGAGATTTATTGCAGATGATACAGATCTTTTCGTTAAGGTTGGTGGAAGGATATGGATAAATGATGATGGTAAAAATAATATGCCTGGTGGTGAAGTATTTACAGCTCCTCATGAAGATAGTGTTGAAGGGTATATAACATTTAACTATCCTGCTGTATATAGTGGATATGAGATAGAGGGTGTAAGACTAAAATTTGAGAAAGGAGTTGTAGTAGAGGCAAGCGCTATAAAGGGTGAAGAATTTTTAAGGAAAATGCTACAGGTAGACGAGGGGGCAAAAAGAGTTGGAGAATTAGCATTTGGTTTAAACTATGATATAACTAGATTTACAAAGGAGATACTATTTGATGAAAAGATTGGAGGAACGATTCACATGGCTCTAGGATCAGCATATCTAAGAACAGGTGGTGTAAATAGATCATCGATACATTGGGATATGATTAAAGATATGAGGAAGGGCAGAGTATATGCAGATAAAGATCTTATCTACATAGATGGAAAGTTCATTGAAAGTATATTATAG
- a CDS encoding Histone deacetylase (COGs: COG0123 Deacetylase including yeast histone deacetylase and acetoin utilization protein~InterPro IPR000286~KEGG: pfu:PF0818 aminohydrolase~PFAM: histone deacetylase superfamily~PRIAM: Histone deacetylase~SPTR: Q8U2L6 Aminohydrolase~PFAM: Histone deacetylase domain) — MSIHIFFSEILYRHRPPRNIYHPENPSRLDIALKSIKEIISIDNRIKILDSNVAEFINYIRRIHDYDYVEYIYSLCLEGDTYIDSDTYISRDSCRVAEKAIGLSVRAMNEAIEHRETLAFALVRPPGHHAGIRGRAMDAPTQGFCIFNNIAATTIYALDRGYSPIAIIDIDVHHGNGTQEIFWYDPRVIHIDIHEYGIYPGTGYIDEIGGKGAEGTKINIPLPPYSGDDDYLYIVREIVLPIIYSVKPKIIAISAGFDAYRDDGLADMEVTTIFYESFGKLLRFLSRDISVMGVLEGGYSIGIENGFSAFLKGFLKGIDCVDKLFIDIKPSDRVINIVSRVKNILKPIYTTWHS, encoded by the coding sequence ATGTCTATACACATCTTTTTTAGCGAAATACTCTATAGACATAGACCACCGAGAAATATCTATCATCCTGAAAATCCTTCTCGTTTAGATATAGCTTTAAAGAGTATTAAGGAGATAATATCTATAGATAATAGAATTAAGATATTGGATTCCAATGTAGCAGAATTCATTAACTATATAAGGAGGATCCATGATTATGACTATGTTGAGTATATCTATAGCCTATGTCTAGAGGGAGATACTTATATTGATAGCGATACCTATATCTCAAGAGATAGCTGTAGAGTTGCCGAAAAAGCTATTGGATTATCTGTTAGAGCTATGAATGAAGCTATAGAGCATAGAGAAACTCTAGCTTTTGCATTAGTTAGACCTCCAGGTCATCATGCTGGTATTAGGGGGAGAGCTATGGATGCTCCTACACAAGGCTTCTGTATATTTAACAATATAGCTGCTACCACGATCTATGCTTTAGATAGAGGATATAGTCCTATAGCTATAATAGATATAGATGTTCATCATGGTAATGGTACACAGGAAATATTTTGGTATGATCCAAGGGTTATACATATAGATATACATGAATATGGAATATATCCAGGAACTGGATATATTGATGAAATTGGTGGAAAGGGTGCTGAAGGCACTAAAATCAATATTCCACTTCCTCCATACTCAGGGGATGATGATTATCTATATATAGTTAGAGAGATAGTATTACCTATAATCTATAGTGTTAAGCCTAAGATTATAGCGATTTCAGCAGGGTTTGATGCATATAGAGATGATGGGCTTGCAGATATGGAGGTAACTACAATATTCTATGAATCCTTTGGAAAGCTATTAAGGTTTTTGAGTAGAGATATAAGCGTTATGGGTGTATTGGAGGGTGGATATAGTATAGGTATTGAAAATGGTTTTTCAGCATTTTTAAAAGGATTTCTAAAAGGTATAGATTGTGTGGATAAACTGTTTATCGATATAAAACCATCTGATAGAGTTATTAATATTGTATCTAGAGTTAAGAATATTCTAAAACCTATCTATACTACTTGGCATAGCTGA
- a CDS encoding polysaccharide biosynthesis protein (COGs: COG0534 Na+-driven multidrug efflux pump~InterPro IPR004268:IPR002797~KEGG: kcr:Kcr_0849 polysaccharide biosynthesis protein~PFAM: polysaccharide biosynthesis protein; virulence factor MVIN family protein~SPTR: B1L566 Polysaccharide biosynthesis protein~PFAM: Polysaccharide biosynthesis protein~TIGRFAM: ATP synthase subunit 6 (eukaryotes),also subunit A (prokaryotes)) has product MGTNSINQKEYILDISKTSARNAFYLFIGDFSYNFILAIGSIIIARMLGPEGYGIFSLSLVPPIFLVSVTSLGIDTAILRYVHSFYIERKYDDTINIIKTGLLIRTSIGLLLTIICYSFSLQLAKYIINRPDVSEYIRITSVVALLQSLYPIFLNIFIGIDNALKASLIKISYSTVKTIASIAFLLLGLGVIGALLGNIIGYVFAIAVGIYMLIRIYLSLRNNQYRANWNKNIINYMKILLVYGLPLYVGGVIGVLLGLYQNVLLAYNLSDNEIGGFRAMANLSTLVTVVSIPISTALLTLFTKVSTNNGDLNTSLAIANKYSSIVILPITILSMILSREIMYIFYGSEYIFISGYLPLYLAPNLLVGIGSISIPSMFNGIGDTKRNMYISTINAVIFIPIAYFMTIKYKLHGYLIASIISGISSSIAGVLLAKKYVDKPIDLRTIAPIYLASIISIIPLIIFLRIPLPLPRFISVARLLIGAIIYLVTFVVFASIFRGINERDVNYFEEIFKGIPLIEHIIHWLASIARIVFSYAK; this is encoded by the coding sequence TTGGGAACAAATTCTATAAATCAAAAAGAATATATTTTAGATATATCAAAAACTTCAGCTAGAAATGCTTTCTATCTATTCATAGGTGATTTTTCATATAATTTCATATTAGCAATAGGGAGTATAATTATAGCTCGCATGCTGGGTCCCGAGGGATATGGTATTTTCTCATTATCTTTAGTTCCTCCAATTTTTCTAGTATCAGTAACATCACTTGGAATAGATACAGCAATTCTGAGATATGTCCATAGTTTTTATATAGAGAGGAAGTATGATGATACTATAAATATTATTAAAACAGGTTTACTTATTAGAACATCTATAGGTCTATTGCTTACCATTATATGCTATAGTTTCTCATTACAACTTGCAAAATATATTATTAATAGACCTGATGTCTCAGAATACATAAGAATTACCTCAGTAGTAGCTCTTCTACAGTCTCTCTATCCAATATTCTTAAACATCTTTATAGGAATAGATAATGCTTTAAAAGCATCGCTAATTAAAATAAGCTATAGTACGGTGAAGACAATAGCATCTATAGCATTCTTGCTACTAGGTCTTGGAGTTATAGGTGCACTGCTTGGCAATATTATAGGATATGTATTTGCTATAGCAGTAGGTATCTACATGTTGATAAGAATATATCTTAGTCTAAGGAATAATCAATATCGAGCTAATTGGAATAAAAACATTATCAATTATATGAAAATACTATTAGTATATGGACTACCTCTCTATGTTGGTGGAGTTATCGGAGTTTTACTGGGATTATATCAAAATGTATTACTAGCATATAATCTCTCAGATAATGAAATAGGGGGTTTTAGAGCAATGGCAAATCTATCTACATTAGTAACAGTAGTTTCAATACCTATATCAACAGCTCTCTTAACTCTTTTCACAAAGGTATCTACTAATAATGGTGATCTTAATACATCTCTAGCTATAGCCAATAAATATTCCTCTATTGTTATACTACCCATCACAATACTCTCAATGATTCTCTCAAGAGAAATTATGTATATATTCTATGGAAGTGAATATATATTCATTTCAGGTTATCTACCCCTATACTTAGCACCAAATTTACTTGTTGGTATTGGAAGTATTTCCATTCCATCTATGTTCAATGGTATAGGAGATACAAAGAGAAATATGTATATATCTACCATAAACGCCGTAATATTTATCCCAATAGCCTATTTCATGACAATTAAATACAAGCTCCATGGATATCTCATAGCAAGTATCATATCAGGTATATCATCATCTATAGCAGGAGTATTACTAGCTAAAAAATATGTTGATAAACCCATAGATCTTAGGACTATAGCGCCTATATACTTAGCCTCAATAATTTCTATAATACCATTAATAATATTCCTAAGAATACCCCTACCACTTCCTAGATTTATAAGTGTGGCAAGGTTATTGATTGGAGCAATAATATATTTAGTAACATTTGTAGTCTTTGCATCAATTTTTAGAGGTATTAATGAAAGAGATGTAAATTATTTTGAGGAGATATTTAAAGGAATACCTCTAATTGAACATATTATTCATTGGTTGGCATCTATAGCAAGAATAGTATTCAGCTATGCCAAGTAG
- a CDS encoding molybdopterin binding domain (COGs: COG0521 Molybdopterin biosynthesis protein~InterPro IPR001453~KEGG: iho:Igni_0011 molybdenum cofactor synthesis domain-containing protein~PFAM: molybdopterin binding domain~SPTR: A8A8E3 Molybdenum cofactor synthesis domain~PFAM: Probable molybdopterin binding domain~TIGRFAM: molybdenum cofactor synthesis domain) → MKDHRSRVVEEFTICFIVTSDSVYRGEKIDEIKPIFNDIEIYCSKAKKGIYTVVPNDRKIIEETAKEFLGQCDVIIVTGGTGLSKKDISVDVIRSMAIKDVPGIGEIFRYLSYRDIGIYSYISRTGGYVVNNSFIVVVPGNPRAVELMIKEILCHIAPHVVYELRYT, encoded by the coding sequence TTGAAGGATCATAGATCAAGAGTTGTTGAAGAATTTACAATATGTTTTATTGTTACAAGTGATTCTGTTTATAGAGGAGAGAAGATAGATGAGATAAAACCTATATTCAATGACATAGAGATATACTGTAGCAAGGCTAAGAAAGGAATATATACCGTGGTTCCAAATGATAGAAAGATTATTGAGGAAACAGCTAAGGAATTCCTAGGACAGTGTGATGTTATTATTGTTACAGGTGGTACGGGATTAAGTAAAAAGGATATTAGTGTTGATGTTATTAGATCTATGGCTATAAAGGATGTCCCTGGTATAGGTGAGATATTTAGATATCTTAGCTATAGAGATATTGGTATATACTCATATATCTCTAGAACTGGAGGCTATGTTGTTAATAATAGCTTTATTGTAGTTGTTCCCGGTAACCCCAGAGCTGTAGAGCTTATGATAAAAGAAATATTGTGTCACATAGCTCCTCATGTCGTATATGAGCTTAGATACACATAG
- a CDS encoding Rhomboid family protein (COGs: COG0705 membrane protein~InterPro IPR002610~KEGG: tpe:Tpen_1658 rhomboid family protein~PFAM: Rhomboid family protein~SPTR: A1S0S3 Rhomboid family protein~PFAM: Rhomboid family), with translation MEVDWKLHRRRPIATYILIATNIAVYIISSYQNFLTQISDDWVTRYAFVPIMLQEPMQWYRIFTSMFLHGDILHIFFNMWFLYMFGKEVELSLGITRYLAIYFLSGISATLFHTAFIPILGSINLLIPALGASGAISGVLGAYMMMYPRRRLSACWFLFIFPFCFTTSTSFFMLFWFATQVIYGYLRFGSVAFFAHVGGFLGGITFLYTFSRKAYRYEQLVLPWGFTITIEIGLSKLEKLVFATLVLAVIGGTIYSYIIASQMTNVYMITIRACMNNVCSSDKAAFDPITNDNVPPSEDYPRIVFNRFVWADLLRYRPGLVKYEQDGKGILQYSGWVPTSFGRGITVLVDVSGWAEYDSRGVLIYFNGSVTTQVIQIDRFFGIVRRTEELYRYDVNMYSSDVAQGFGENFVRPMALVSTFISIVSLIVSMYKDRELSMEEYWGYQPFIYTPI, from the coding sequence ATGGAAGTAGATTGGAAGTTACATAGAAGGAGACCTATAGCAACATATATATTAATCGCTACAAATATAGCTGTATATATCATATCCTCCTATCAGAACTTTTTAACACAGATATCTGATGATTGGGTAACAAGATATGCCTTTGTCCCTATAATGCTACAAGAACCTATGCAGTGGTATAGAATTTTCACTAGTATGTTTCTCCACGGAGATATTCTACATATATTCTTTAATATGTGGTTTCTCTATATGTTTGGAAAAGAGGTGGAACTCTCCCTAGGAATTACAAGATATCTAGCAATATACTTCCTCTCAGGAATTTCTGCAACATTATTCCATACAGCTTTTATTCCTATACTAGGCTCAATAAATCTCCTGATCCCAGCTCTTGGTGCTTCAGGAGCTATTAGTGGTGTTCTTGGAGCATACATGATGATGTATCCAAGAAGACGGCTATCAGCATGCTGGTTCTTATTCATATTTCCATTCTGTTTCACAACATCAACCTCCTTCTTCATGTTATTCTGGTTTGCAACACAAGTTATCTATGGATATCTAAGATTTGGTAGTGTAGCTTTCTTTGCCCATGTAGGTGGATTCTTGGGTGGTATAACATTTCTCTACACATTTTCTAGAAAGGCATATAGATATGAACAACTTGTTCTCCCCTGGGGATTTACAATAACAATTGAGATAGGTCTAAGTAAGCTAGAGAAATTAGTTTTTGCTACATTAGTTCTAGCTGTTATAGGTGGGACTATATATTCATATATAATAGCATCACAGATGACCAACGTTTATATGATTACTATTAGAGCCTGTATGAACAATGTATGTTCAAGTGATAAAGCTGCATTTGATCCTATTACAAATGACAATGTACCTCCATCAGAAGATTATCCAAGGATAGTATTTAATAGATTTGTATGGGCAGATCTACTTAGATATAGACCGGGTCTAGTTAAATATGAACAAGATGGTAAGGGTATTTTACAGTATAGTGGCTGGGTTCCTACATCATTTGGTCGAGGAATAACTGTATTGGTTGATGTATCTGGTTGGGCAGAATATGATTCTAGGGGTGTATTGATATACTTTAATGGCTCTGTAACAACACAGGTTATACAAATAGATAGATTTTTCGGAATTGTTCGAAGAACTGAAGAACTATATAGATATGATGTAAATATGTATTCAAGTGATGTTGCACAAGGATTTGGAGAAAACTTTGTTAGACCTATGGCACTAGTATCAACATTTATCTCTATAGTTAGTCTCATAGTATCTATGTATAAAGATAGAGAGCTTTCTATGGAGGAGTATTGGGGGTATCAGCCATTTATTTATACACCAATATAG
- a CDS encoding protein of unknown function DUF89 (COGs: COG1578 conserved hypothetical protein~InterPro IPR002791~KEGG: smr:Smar_0275 hypothetical protein~PFAM: protein of unknown function DUF89~SPTR: C5U5Z1 Putative uncharacterized protein~PFAM: Protein of unknown function DUF89), translating to MKLYSECLVCQIQVRYRDICKIFSDEEHRIKAMRTIIMELNNMLNKCNSSICTPTHFATNLFRIVKRISGIQDPYQNEKSIANKLALNFYKKLRDFVLSLNHPRDRLIIALKFSLIGNTIDLGVKDYEPPSIEDLVNRASIMNIYGDVDKAIDLLIKANSIVVLLDNSGEAVFDRLLSDVLRDMGKKVFAIVKGGAFQNDITIFDINEAELMNSFDNILSTNSDASSIFLDEVDSSVIEVINSTDIIVSKGMANYEYLTEIENILRKPIIYLFVAKCRPISIDSGIPFGKPGVVVHGQL from the coding sequence ATGAAGCTATATTCAGAGTGTCTAGTGTGTCAGATTCAGGTTAGGTATAGGGATATATGTAAAATATTTAGTGATGAAGAGCATAGGATTAAGGCTATGAGAACTATTATAATGGAATTAAATAATATGTTAAATAAATGCAATTCTAGTATATGTACACCAACACACTTTGCTACAAATCTATTTAGAATAGTTAAAAGAATTTCAGGAATTCAAGATCCTTATCAAAATGAGAAGAGTATTGCCAATAAACTAGCTCTAAACTTCTATAAGAAGTTAAGAGACTTTGTATTATCTCTAAATCATCCCAGGGATAGACTTATAATTGCATTGAAATTTTCATTAATTGGTAATACAATTGATCTAGGGGTTAAGGACTATGAACCTCCATCAATAGAAGATCTTGTGAATAGGGCAAGTATAATGAATATCTATGGAGATGTTGATAAAGCTATAGATCTATTGATCAAAGCTAATAGTATTGTGGTGCTACTTGATAACTCTGGTGAAGCTGTTTTCGATAGACTACTTAGTGATGTGTTAAGAGATATGGGCAAAAAGGTTTTTGCTATTGTTAAAGGAGGAGCATTTCAAAATGATATCACTATATTTGATATCAATGAGGCTGAGCTTATGAATAGCTTTGATAATATTTTAAGTACAAATAGTGATGCCTCAAGTATATTTCTTGATGAGGTTGATAGTAGTGTTATAGAGGTTATTAATAGTACTGATATAATTGTTTCTAAGGGTATGGCAAACTATGAATATCTAACAGAGATAGAGAATATCCTTAGAAAGCCTATTATATATCTATTTGTTGCAAAGTGTAGACCTATATCAATTGATAGTGGTATACCATTCGGAAAACCCGGAGTTGTGGTTCATGGCCAACTATAA